The segment CCCCCCCCCCCCCCCCCCGCCTGGTGCCGAACGAACCGTCCTGCGCTCAGCCCAGCTTCGCCTTGGCGGCGGTGGCAAGCTGCTCGAAGGCGTTCGGGTCGCGCACGGCGAGGTCCGCGAGGTTCTTCCGGTCGATCTCGATCCCGGCGAGCTTGAGCCCGTTCATGAAGCGGGAGTACGAGAGGTCGTTCTGCCGGGCGGCCGCGTTGATGCGGACGATCCACAGCTTGCGGAACTCGCGCTTGCGGTTCTTGCGGTCGCGGTACGAGTACCGCCAGGCGCGCTCGACGGCCTCCTTGGCGGTCTTGTACAGGTTCTTGCGGCGGCCGAAGAACCCCTTCGCCTCCTTGAGGATCTGGTTCTTGCGGCGCAGGCGCGCGACGTTGGTCTTAACGCGGGGCATGGTCTACTCCTCCGAAAAACGTGCGAAAAGGTGATGGAATCGGTGACGTACGGCCGGCTTCCGCTCAGGCGGAGAGCAGACGGGTCATCCGCTTCTCGTCCCCCTTCGACACCAGCGCGGAGTCGCGCAGGTTGCGCT is part of the Longimicrobiaceae bacterium genome and harbors:
- the rplT gene encoding 50S ribosomal protein L20, whose translation is MPRVKTNVARLRRKNQILKEAKGFFGRRKNLYKTAKEAVERAWRYSYRDRKNRKREFRKLWIVRINAAARQNDLSYSRFMNGLKLAGIEIDRKNLADLAVRDPNAFEQLATAAKAKLG